The Peribacillus simplex genome contains the following window.
GGATGATGGGATCGAGCTACTAGATCAAGTTCCTTTGTTGAAAGTGTCATCAACATTGTTCCACTACATAGAAAACGACTTGTCAGAATTACCTAAGCCATTGCTGAATGATGTGTATCAAAAAGCATATGCAAGGAAAAATCATGAACGAATTCAGCTTGACTATTGTTTTATCGTGACTGATGGAAATGGAATTTTAGCTGTTGATACGATAGGTTATCATATTCCGATTAGGAAAAGCAGAATAATTCCCCGGCAGGAACAAATTGTTTATGACATGATAGAAAACCATGATGAGATGGATTACACCTTTACTGAAAAACCTACATCTGAGAAAGAATATCATATTTTATCGCCGTCTCCCTTATTCATGAATGGGTTGACAAGAAAAGAAAGACAGCTTAAGCAATTACTATTCATGGCCATGGACCAATTATTCACGGCGAAAAACACTGCTGAAATCCGCTATTGGTATACAGAATGGGCTCCTGAAAAATATGAAAGCATTCAAGAAATGGATTTTCAGATAGCATGGCTTGAGTTATATGAAGAAATGAAGGAAGGCTGGTCAGAGAAGCACCTTCAACTTTGTGAAAACTTGGTGAAGGGGCAGCCTTTTTTTGAAAAGCTTTGGCAAGTGGAGGCTGGCGATAGCCCATCGATATTATGAACAAAAAAGACGATCCGATGAGGATCGTCTTTTTTTTATCTCTTTCTGCCAAGTCCCATGCCATTATACATTTTTCTAATCATCTTATTGGCTTCAATGTTCGCTTTTTCTGCACCGCGGTCAAGAATTTCATCCAATTCTGGTGAATCGATCAATTCATGATAGCGTTCCTGGATTGGCAGGATTTCTCCAAGAACCACTTCAGCCAAATCACTTTTAAAGTCACCATAACCTTTACCTTCATACATCTCTTCAATTTCTGAATAGGTTTTCCCACTGAAGATGGAGTATATGGACATCAGGTTGGAAACACCGGCTTTGTTTTCCTTATCGTAACGGACAATGCCTTCGGAATCGGTAACAGCGCTCTTGATATTTTTTTCGATTTGCTTCGGATCATCCAATAAGGCAATCGTTGCCTTTTTGTTAGGATCCGATTTGCTCATTTTCTTGGTTGGTTCTTGTAGGGACATGATACGTGCCCCTTCTGTAGGGAGGCTGATTTCCGGGATTTTAAAAATATCATTGTGCTTTCTATTGAACCGTTCAGCCAAATCGCGAGTCAATTCAAGATGCTGTCTTTGATCTTCCCCAACAGGAACTACATCCGTACTATAAAGGAGAATATCGGCTGCCATCAGCGGCGGGTATGTAAGCAATGCTGCAGAGACCCCCTCTTTGCCAGCTGATTTATCTTTAAATTGTGTCATTCGCTCAAGTTCACCAATATAGGAAATACTCTGTAAAATCCAGCCTGCCTGAGCATGCGCAGGTACCTCTGATTGAATGAAGATTGTATTTTTTTCTGGATCGAGGCCAATGGCCAAATATAAAGCGGCCAATGTTTTAATGTTTTTCCTTAATTTAAGGCGATCTTGTGGAACTGTAATTGCATGCTGGTCAACAATACAAAAGAAACATTCATATTCATTTTGTAAGTTAACGAATTGTTTCATGGCTCCGATGTAATTTCCTAAAGTAACGGAACCGGATGGCTGTATGCCGGAGAAAATCCTTTTCAACTGCTAGTCACTCCTCTAAATGCGTTTATTGATAAATGGATATTCGCTCTTCATTATTGTAAGGATAAATAGAAAATGAATCCACTTTCTTTGAAAGAAATGTGCGCCTTGAAAGGGGAACGCTCATTTAAATCTCGTGGAAGGCCGTTTTGTCCTGTATCGATGCCATTCTGAGAATACGAATTGTCCACTATAACTGTATTTTAGCATTTATTCATATTAAATGTATAATCGAAACGGCAATAACGCCACTTGAACGGATTTTCCGTCTGTTTGTATCGATCAATGAAAGCATCAAGGTAAATAAAACCGTTTTATATATTTCACCTTGAGCAGGCGATTTTAGGGAAAGATACATACAAGGGAATACGTGCTGGAAACGTGTTTGCATCCAAGTGTGTTTATTTATGGCAGAGTTTTTTTAATTATTTATAATATATAGGAGTAAAGTTAAATGGTTGTGGTATTAAAGAAAGGGGTCTATTTTTATTTATTGAATATTGATGACTGATGGCGAATGAGGTGGAGGAAATGAAACAAAGAAGTAAATGGTTGATGACAGGTATGTGCATATTCCTGATTCAACAGCCAGTTCATGCACAGGACATGAACGAAACCAGGCAGGTAGCATTAGAAAATAAAGAACTGCCTGTGAATGCACCACGTTTTGTTTTTGATTCGGGGTTGAAATTCGCCTATCCGGATGCTGTGCGTGGAATATATGTGACAGGGCCTGCAGCGGGTGGCAATAAATTGAATGAACTTATTAAATATGTAGATGAAACCGATTTGAATGCGATGGTCATTGATATTAAGGATGATAGGGGGAACGTAACGTATAAGACCAAAAATCCCGATTCTCCATATGCCGGGATTGGTAAAGACTACATAAAGAATCCTAAGGCAATGCTGAAAAAATTTGAGGATAAGCAGATTTATCCGATTGCAAGGGTAGTTGTCTTTAAAGACTCACTTCTGGCTAAAGAGAAGCCTGAATTGTCATTTTTAGATGGGGAAGAGGTATGGAAGAATGGTCGAGGTGAAGCCTTCGTTAACCCATTCTTAAAAGAGGTTTGGGATTATAATGTCGGTATTGCCATTGAAGCGGCAAAAATGGGTTTTAAAGAAATTCAATTTGACTATGTCCGTTTTCCCGAAGGATTCGAAAATAAAGAAAATGATTTGAAATATGATATCGGTGAATATGATGAAGCGAAAGTGAGTCATACAGCTAAAAGGGTTCAGGCAGTGACGGACTTTGTAAGTTATGCGAAGAAACAACTGGAGCCATATGGTGTGGAAGTGTCGGTGGATATTTTTGGATATGCGGCTACGTTACCTGAAGCTCCCGGAATTGGACAGAACTTCACTAAAATCTCTGAGAACGTGGATGTAATTTCCTCAATGATCTATCCAAGTCATTGGACATCTTATTTTGGTATCGATAAGCCTGATTTGGAGCCCTATAATCTCGTTAAGGAATATGCGAAATTGGAAAATGGGAAGCTGAAGGAATTAAAAACCCCGCCAACTTCAAGACCTTGGCTTCAAGATTTTACTGCTTCGTATTTAGGAGAAGGGAATTACCAAAGGTATGGCAAGAAAGAAGTGGAAGCCCAAATAAAAGCGTTAAATGATAATGGGATTGATGAATATTTATTATGGAATGCAGCAAATCGATATACAAAGGGAGTGGATTATACCCCATGAAAAAAAGGGGATGGCCTTAAGGGATATCCTTCCGGTCATCCAATTTCTTTCTAAAATTACCGCTTTTTATTCCCGCCAACTTGATTCCACCCTGACTGAATTCGTCTCGATTGATCGAAAATATGAGAGTGACGTTTCCCTCCAAACCATTTTTCGCCGATACCATTCGTCACAACGCCATTCACGGCAGTGATGCCAATAACGCAAGCTGCGACTAAAACAAAGTCAATAAAGTAACTGAACATCCAACCCCCCCAATATTGTTTTAAAGCTATTTAAGTTCCATTGTAGTGGATAAGAGAAAATCTGGAAAGAATAAACTAGCAAAAGAGGAGATTAAATCATGAATTGGTATGAAAAACTAAACCAGTATTTCCCCATTGAAGAAATGAAGTCTAAAGAACATATTGAAGTTCTCTTAGAAGATAAGCAGGAAATATATATAAAGGATGAAGGTCCCGACCATGTTTTATTGTATGTGGAAGGGGAAGAGTTTATATTCGTTGATTACCTATTTGTATCAAAGAAATCAAGGGGGCAGGGATTAGGAAGGAAATTGATCCAGAAATTGCAAAAAAAGCAGAAAACGATTTTGCTGGAAGTCGAACCAGTTCAAGAAAATGATGATGATACATTTAAAAGGCTGAGATTTTATAAAAGGGAAGGATTCAAGCATGCTTCTTCGATTTCCTACAGCAGAAAATCGCTTGCCACCAAAGAGAATACTCCAATGGAAATCTTATATTGGCCGGCAAATCCATCTGTTGAAGAAGAAGACGTTTTTGATTTCATGAAAGAGATTTATTCTGAAATCCATACCTACAAAGATGACGACCTTTATGGAAAGTCTTATCAGGATGTAGAGGATGTACTAAGCTTGAATGCTGGTCAGGAAACGGATATTTTTAAAGAGATGGAAGTCTGAGAAAGAGGGCCGGTTTTGCGGCCCTTTCATTTTGTCGATAAGTTCGGAAGTGTCTTACCCCGAACCGTAATTTTAAAACAAGACTTGGTTATCCTTCATGTATTTTTGCGCTTGAAATTTGCGACACTCCTGTCGAATAACTGGCTTGCCGAGACCCCGCAGATGCTTGCTTTGATGAGGCTTGGCAGACAGTCGGCAGGAGCGAATTTCTGAAATCAACTGGAACCTTTAAAGAAAAAAACAGAGGAAACTGGCTTTTTTTCGAATATGCTACAGTATGAAAGTGCCGGTTGTTCACCTGTACATTGAAGGAAAATGAATATCTATAACTTCTGGATGGTAGATTGTTCCCTACTTGCCGATTCTTTTGAATTCCCTTATTCACTTTTGGTATTATATGTGCTAAAAGAATGGTTTTTCTTGTAAAAGGAGGAATTTGCTTTTTATTAAAGAAAATATATTAACATGATCTTGTTTATTGACAAGGATTGGGGGTAAATAAAAGTAACGAGCAAATTGACAAAATCATGAGGGCTGAATTGAGAGTTAAATGAGAATGGTAGGTAGGTATTTTCAATTAGAAAAAGTGATTTCAATGTATTACATAAAAAAACGAAATAGCTATAGTACAGGCTAAACAAGAAGTTTAAAAGGATTTTTTC
Protein-coding sequences here:
- a CDS encoding YjbA family protein — translated: MLYLHDVWVNWFEGEENGYNICHFHEWRKDDGIELLDQVPLLKVSSTLFHYIENDLSELPKPLLNDVYQKAYARKNHERIQLDYCFIVTDGNGILAVDTIGYHIPIRKSRIIPRQEQIVYDMIENHDEMDYTFTEKPTSEKEYHILSPSPLFMNGLTRKERQLKQLLFMAMDQLFTAKNTAEIRYWYTEWAPEKYESIQEMDFQIAWLELYEEMKEGWSEKHLQLCENLVKGQPFFEKLWQVEAGDSPSIL
- the trpS gene encoding tryptophan--tRNA ligase, encoding MKRIFSGIQPSGSVTLGNYIGAMKQFVNLQNEYECFFCIVDQHAITVPQDRLKLRKNIKTLAALYLAIGLDPEKNTIFIQSEVPAHAQAGWILQSISYIGELERMTQFKDKSAGKEGVSAALLTYPPLMAADILLYSTDVVPVGEDQRQHLELTRDLAERFNRKHNDIFKIPEISLPTEGARIMSLQEPTKKMSKSDPNKKATIALLDDPKQIEKNIKSAVTDSEGIVRYDKENKAGVSNLMSIYSIFSGKTYSEIEEMYEGKGYGDFKSDLAEVVLGEILPIQERYHELIDSPELDEILDRGAEKANIEANKMIRKMYNGMGLGRKR
- a CDS encoding putative glycoside hydrolase; its protein translation is MKQRSKWLMTGMCIFLIQQPVHAQDMNETRQVALENKELPVNAPRFVFDSGLKFAYPDAVRGIYVTGPAAGGNKLNELIKYVDETDLNAMVIDIKDDRGNVTYKTKNPDSPYAGIGKDYIKNPKAMLKKFEDKQIYPIARVVVFKDSLLAKEKPELSFLDGEEVWKNGRGEAFVNPFLKEVWDYNVGIAIEAAKMGFKEIQFDYVRFPEGFENKENDLKYDIGEYDEAKVSHTAKRVQAVTDFVSYAKKQLEPYGVEVSVDIFGYAATLPEAPGIGQNFTKISENVDVISSMIYPSHWTSYFGIDKPDLEPYNLVKEYAKLENGKLKELKTPPTSRPWLQDFTASYLGEGNYQRYGKKEVEAQIKALNDNGIDEYLLWNAANRYTKGVDYTP
- a CDS encoding GNAT family N-acetyltransferase — encoded protein: MNWYEKLNQYFPIEEMKSKEHIEVLLEDKQEIYIKDEGPDHVLLYVEGEEFIFVDYLFVSKKSRGQGLGRKLIQKLQKKQKTILLEVEPVQENDDDTFKRLRFYKREGFKHASSISYSRKSLATKENTPMEILYWPANPSVEEEDVFDFMKEIYSEIHTYKDDDLYGKSYQDVEDVLSLNAGQETDIFKEMEV